In Vespula pensylvanica isolate Volc-1 chromosome 16, ASM1446617v1, whole genome shotgun sequence, the following proteins share a genomic window:
- the LOC122634911 gene encoding protein AF-9 gives MAIRLTLECGHSSVLRERTTPEGFTHDWEVFVRGVDNADIHHYVEKVVFQLHETFAKPKRVIKEPPYVVKESGYAGFLIPIHIYLKNKDEPKRFQILYKLSLQPRGRIINKVIRHNEIINNPSEEFRRKLLRGGGIIISSTESTSDRGEIKTPVMVGKPKLSVGEPKKHRLVESKTSNSFAELFGPPIKTAKISPESKKVTQSEKSSTIKPIGISEKIEKVDKITKNKESPHKEIKKEKTEEKKDKKIKDPSKEKNRSKEKSKRPPSPGSKGYSSPTSKRPSPPPIKRPRSPSPSSSIKRAPSPKSKEKDIKRSVQEKEREKEKEKEKEKEKEKERDKDKTRDGSKGSLDINKTEKKKDKKKYKEEAYKEKKEKYKEGERSSIKEAQKINDKKLEKAEKEKEKTQDYKSVKDGRKSPKLVKESDKIKDEKLIKVEKVDKEKYEKVKENKSDKDRTKHKHKKKDKKEKRDSSREREKKEKREKSKSSGEKQNNLPASSNPLSMLFANMPERDSSDSAPSVDDDSFVETKPVLNIKKELDDTAPLTLPMEAVRPPSPPPVIDIKKEKSDRSKREKPKGNRGEERENRKRKRRSESKGDDEHTFKREKDRSHSTSPLLEPVSSSQSPVVVDVDSIHAVKEKEDRHMGELLTIKKEGETDGEQVAPDSTNCPLVESDIGEPPIFNEDYVSQLKDLQHKIMTLQDNQELQRVVQVIEETGQYEITKKTFDFDLCALDRRTVQRLQQFFSAS, from the exons ATGGCAATTCGACTTACACTGGAATGTGGACATTCATCAGTATTACGTGAGCGTACCACTCCTGAAGGTTTTACTCATGATTGGGAAGTTTTTGTACGAGGAGTTGACAACGCAGACATACATCACTACGTTGAGAAAG tTGTATTTCAATTACATGAAACGTTCGCAAAACCTAAAAGAGTAATAAAAGAGCCACCTTATGTGGTAAAAGAATCAGGATACGCAGGATTCTTGATTCCAATTCacatctatttaaaaaataaggaTGAACCCAAAAGATTTCAAATTCTTTATAAGCTTAGTTTACAACCTAGAGGAAGAATCATTAATAAAGTTATACgtcataatgaaataattaataatccatCAGAAGAATTTCGTAGAAAGCTTTTAAGAGGAGGTGGC atcATAATATCCAGTACGGAGAGTACGTCGGACAGAGGCGAGATAAAAACTCCCGTTATGGTTGGTAAACCAAAGTTATCCGTGGGCGAGCCGAAGAAGCATCGTCTGGTAGAATCCAAGACATCTAATTCATTCGCTGAATTGTTTGGTCCTCCCATAAAAACAGCAAAAATTTCTCCAGAAAGTAAGAAGGTTACGCAATCAGAAAAAAGTAGTACCATAAAACCTATAGGCATAtctgaaaaaattgaaaaagtagataaaattacaaaaaataaagagagtccgcataaggaaataaagaaagaaaaaacggaagaaaaaaaggataaaaagataaaagatccttctaaagaaaaaaatagaagcaaAGAGAAGTCTAAAAGACCTCCTAGTCCTGGAAGTAAAGGTTATTCGAGTCCTACTAGTAAACGACCTTCTCCCCCTCCCATAAAAAGGCCCCGTAGTCCTTCACCCTCTTCTTCTATAAAACGGGCTCCATCTCCAAAGTCTaaggagaaagatataaaaagatctgttcaagaaaaagaaagggaaaaggaaaaggaaaaagaaaaggagaaagaaaaggaaaaagaaagagataaggatAAGACAAGAGATGGTTCTAAAGGTTCGTTGGATATAAATAAgactgaaaaaaagaaagataaaaagaaatacaaggaGGAAGcctacaaagagaaaaaggagaaatacaAAGAAGGTGAACGTTCTAGTATTAAGGAAGctcaaaaaataaacgataaaaaattggaaaaggcagaaaaagagaaggagaaaactCAGGATTATAAATCGGTGAAAGATGGCCGAAAGTCTCCTAAGCTTGTTAAAGAAAGTGACAAgattaaagatgaaaaattaataaaggtGGAAAAagtggataaagaaaaatatgagaaagtTAAGGAGAATAAAAGTGATAAGGACAGAACGAAACATAAGcacaagaagaaagacaagaaggaaaagagagatagtagtagggaaagagagaagaaggaaaaacgagaaaaatccaAATCGTCtggagaaaaacaaaataatttgcCAGCCTCGTCGAATCCTCTTTCGATGCTCTTCGCAAATATGCCAGAAAGAGATAGCAGTGATTCGGCACCTTCCGTAGACGATGATTCCTTTGTTGAAACGAAACCagtattgaatataaaaaaggaattagaTGATACAGCTCCTTTGACTCTTCCAATGGAAGCAGTAAGACCGCCCTCGCCACCACCCGTAattgatataaagaaagaaaagagtgatCGTAGTAAGAGGGAAAAACCAAAAGGAAATAGgggagaagaacgagaaaacaggaaaagaaaacgaagaagtgAAAGTAAGGGTGACGACGAACATACttttaaaagggaaaaggataGAAGTCATTCGACTTCTCCATTATTGGAACCAGTATCTTCCAGCCAATCACCGGTTGTAGTGGATGTCGATTCTATTCACGcggtaaaagagaaggaagatcgtCATATGGgagaattattaacaattaagaaggaaggagaaaccGACGGCGAGCAGGTAGCTCCGGACTCTACAAATTGTCCTTTGGTAGAGTCAGACATTGGGGAACCTCCCATATTTAACGAAGATTATGTGTCACAGTTGAAGGATTTACAGCACAAAATAATGACATTACAGGATAATCAAGAATTACAGAGAGTTGTTCAGGTAATAGAAGAAACAGGACAATATGAAATAACTAAGAAAacatttgattttgatttatgTGCTCTCGATCGCAGAACGGTACAACGACTCCAACAGTTTTTTTCTGCATCATGA